The proteins below are encoded in one region of Levilactobacillus namurensis:
- a CDS encoding DUF916 and DUF3324 domain-containing protein produces the protein MKKRIWQGLIILGTLLFTIGGYQQLAKAESVGYTVNAVLPKNQDDKNATYFALRVKPNQEQRLGIVIGNQTNQAQKFQVNVNQAITNANGVIDYSQVNPKRDSSLKVGIKDIFDKTQLPVVTVPAKSTKKVYVQYRMPAEKLDGMILGGINVKKLDRGQTTKSKGVTISNNFAYVIGLRLRESALEVAPDMKLLDVKAGQINSLNQVEATLQNPRPGMMRNLKVKARVTKAGDSKVLLQNEKANMAMAPNSHFAYALPWGSTQLSAGKYTLTLDATAKGGYQWHFTKDFTVTQKEVGKLANKFNQPATPNYFWWFVAGGVVIVLLLAIIIYLLLKNRRRQD, from the coding sequence CAGTTGGCTAAGGCCGAAAGTGTGGGGTATACCGTAAATGCGGTGCTACCGAAAAATCAAGATGACAAGAACGCCACGTACTTCGCCTTGCGGGTCAAGCCGAACCAGGAGCAACGGCTAGGAATCGTCATTGGGAACCAGACCAATCAAGCCCAGAAGTTCCAGGTAAACGTGAACCAGGCGATTACCAACGCGAACGGGGTCATTGATTATAGCCAAGTCAATCCTAAGCGGGACAGCTCGTTAAAGGTGGGCATCAAAGATATCTTCGACAAGACCCAGTTACCAGTGGTGACGGTGCCGGCGAAGAGTACCAAGAAGGTCTACGTGCAGTATCGAATGCCCGCAGAAAAGCTCGATGGGATGATTCTAGGGGGCATCAACGTTAAGAAACTGGACCGGGGTCAGACCACCAAAAGTAAGGGTGTAACCATTAGCAACAACTTCGCTTACGTGATTGGTCTGCGACTGCGGGAATCAGCCTTAGAAGTGGCACCGGACATGAAGTTACTGGATGTGAAGGCGGGTCAGATCAACTCCTTGAATCAAGTGGAGGCCACGCTGCAGAACCCGCGTCCGGGGATGATGCGGAACTTGAAGGTCAAGGCCCGGGTGACTAAGGCGGGCGACAGTAAGGTTTTATTGCAGAATGAAAAGGCCAACATGGCAATGGCCCCCAACAGTCATTTCGCCTACGCCCTACCTTGGGGCTCAACGCAATTGTCCGCGGGGAAGTACACGTTGACGCTGGATGCAACGGCTAAAGGCGGTTACCAGTGGCACTTCACCAAGGACTTTACGGTGACGCAAAAGGAAGTTGGCAAGTTAGCGAATAAGTTCAACCAACCGGCAACTCCGAATTACTTCTGGTGGTTCGTCGCGGGGGGTGTGGTCATTGTGCTTCTGCTGGCCATCATCATTTACTTGCTGCTGAAGAATCGTCGCCGGCAGGATTAA
- the murF gene encoding UDP-N-acetylmuramoyl-tripeptide--D-alanyl-D-alanine ligase has protein sequence MKMQLAEIAHAVGAINDYEQWADVDVTSVAFDSRHLQPGGLFIPLTGEQDGHQFIQSAIDHGAAATLWAQDLATAPAGFPVIQVANSLTALQTLARYYLTKINPRVVAVTGSNGKTTTKDMVAAILGTQFNVTKTYANFNNEIGVPMTVLSMEPNTEMLVVEMGMDRPGQLDFLSKLVTPDVAIITMIGEAHIEFFGTRDKIADAKFEITHGLSDDGVFVYDGDEPLLRERVADLKQRQLTFGRQTTNDFYATSVQDTATSTSFTSNAYPDVTFTVPMIGEYNVNNALAALAVAQIYRIQAANAQKALATVPLTKNRAEWLTSTQGAAVLSDVYNSNPTAVREVLGAFAQTPVKGRRLVVLGDMLELGDQADALHAGLADALDPTKFAGVYLVGPHMVALQTALAQQAPDLPVTHFDTDQLDQLTRTLQATLTANDQILLKGSHGIHLENVLAQLVPDSKD, from the coding sequence ATGAAGATGCAACTTGCGGAAATTGCCCATGCGGTAGGGGCAATCAACGATTACGAACAATGGGCGGACGTCGACGTGACCAGCGTCGCGTTTGATAGTCGCCACCTACAACCGGGTGGCCTGTTCATTCCGCTAACGGGGGAACAAGACGGCCACCAGTTTATTCAATCAGCGATTGATCATGGCGCAGCAGCCACGCTCTGGGCTCAAGACTTAGCCACGGCACCAGCGGGCTTTCCGGTGATTCAAGTCGCCAACTCATTGACCGCGCTCCAGACCCTAGCCCGGTATTACCTGACCAAGATCAACCCACGGGTGGTCGCCGTCACGGGGAGTAACGGGAAGACCACGACCAAGGATATGGTTGCGGCGATCTTAGGGACCCAGTTCAACGTGACCAAGACTTACGCGAACTTTAACAATGAAATCGGTGTGCCGATGACGGTTCTGTCCATGGAACCCAACACGGAGATGCTGGTGGTCGAGATGGGGATGGACCGTCCCGGTCAGCTGGACTTTCTCAGTAAGTTGGTCACACCGGACGTGGCGATCATTACCATGATTGGAGAGGCCCACATCGAATTCTTCGGGACCCGGGACAAGATTGCGGATGCTAAGTTTGAGATCACCCATGGTCTGAGCGATGACGGGGTCTTCGTCTATGATGGTGATGAGCCGTTATTGCGGGAGCGGGTCGCGGACTTAAAGCAACGTCAGTTGACGTTCGGTCGGCAGACCACCAACGACTTCTACGCGACTAGCGTGCAGGATACGGCGACCAGCACCAGCTTCACCAGTAACGCCTATCCTGACGTGACCTTTACGGTACCCATGATTGGGGAATACAACGTTAATAATGCGTTGGCGGCTTTGGCCGTGGCCCAGATCTATCGGATCCAAGCGGCAAACGCGCAAAAGGCGTTGGCGACGGTTCCGTTGACCAAGAACCGGGCCGAGTGGCTGACCAGTACGCAGGGGGCTGCGGTCCTCAGTGACGTGTACAACTCGAACCCGACGGCGGTCCGGGAGGTCTTGGGCGCGTTTGCTCAGACCCCGGTCAAGGGTCGGCGGTTAGTGGTCCTGGGGGACATGTTGGAGTTGGGCGATCAAGCGGACGCTTTACACGCTGGCTTGGCGGACGCCTTAGACCCGACGAAGTTTGCGGGGGTTTATCTGGTGGGTCCCCACATGGTGGCCTTACAGACGGCTTTGGCGCAACAGGCGCCAGATTTACCCGTAACGCACTTTGACACGGACCAACTGGATCAGTTGACGCGGACCTTACAGGCCACGTTGACGGCTAACGACCAAATTTTGTTAAAAGGGTCGCACGGAATCCACTTGGAGAACGTCCTGGCGCAATTGGTGCCGGATTCTAAAGACTAA
- a CDS encoding DEAD/DEAH box helicase gives MKFKELGLSDDLLAAVTDAGYEEATPIQAETIPMVLKGQDVIGQAQTGTGKTAAFALPILEKIDKSNPNVQALVISPTRELAIQTQEEIYKLGRHERANVQVVYGGADIRRQIKSLKNHPQVVVGTPGRLLDHIRRHTLKLDHVQMLVLDEADEMLNMGFLDDIEDIIKQLPEERQTMLFSATMPPEIKRVGVQFMQDPKHVKIKAKELTTDLIDQFYVRSRDFEKFDIMTRFFDVQDPDLTIVFTRTKRRVDEISNGLQARGYNAAGIHGDLTQKRRTQIMNEFRHGKLDILVATDVAARGIDINDVTHVYNYDIPQDPDSYVHRVGRTGRAGKHGVSMTFVTPNEMGYLREIEKLTKVRMLPLKPPSAEEAFVGQLGVAKEAVTELVNKTDTEKYASAAKSLLEEYDAEDLVAALLNDVTKDDSSQVPVKITPERPLPKRGGKRHGGGGYHRGGGNRHGNGGGYHHRNNDRRGGSRNGGRGYEGNRGHRSNNGGRRSEGSGKRGFTIRKKD, from the coding sequence TTGAAGTTTAAAGAACTGGGTCTCTCCGATGACCTATTAGCAGCTGTTACTGATGCAGGTTACGAGGAAGCGACCCCAATTCAAGCCGAAACCATTCCAATGGTCTTAAAGGGCCAAGACGTGATTGGTCAAGCTCAGACTGGGACCGGTAAGACGGCCGCCTTTGCACTCCCGATTCTGGAAAAGATTGATAAAAGCAATCCGAATGTGCAGGCATTAGTGATCTCCCCAACGCGGGAATTAGCGATCCAAACGCAAGAAGAAATCTACAAGTTAGGTCGGCACGAACGGGCTAACGTGCAGGTCGTCTATGGTGGGGCGGATATTCGCCGTCAAATCAAGTCCTTGAAGAACCACCCTCAAGTGGTGGTCGGTACGCCTGGTCGGTTATTAGACCACATCCGGCGGCACACGCTGAAGTTAGACCACGTTCAGATGCTGGTCTTAGATGAAGCGGACGAAATGTTGAACATGGGCTTCTTGGATGACATTGAAGACATCATCAAGCAATTGCCAGAAGAACGGCAAACCATGCTCTTCTCCGCAACCATGCCACCTGAAATCAAACGGGTCGGTGTGCAGTTCATGCAAGATCCTAAGCACGTGAAGATTAAGGCCAAGGAATTGACCACGGACTTGATCGACCAGTTCTACGTTCGTTCGCGGGACTTCGAGAAGTTCGATATCATGACGCGGTTCTTCGACGTGCAAGACCCTGACTTGACCATCGTCTTCACGCGGACTAAGCGGCGGGTCGATGAAATTTCGAACGGATTACAGGCGCGGGGTTACAACGCGGCTGGGATTCATGGGGACCTGACGCAGAAGCGCCGGACCCAGATCATGAACGAATTCCGTCACGGAAAGTTGGATATCTTAGTCGCGACGGACGTCGCTGCCCGGGGGATCGACATCAACGATGTGACCCACGTGTACAACTACGATATTCCACAAGACCCTGACAGTTACGTTCACCGGGTCGGTCGGACCGGTCGTGCCGGGAAGCACGGGGTTTCCATGACCTTCGTGACGCCGAACGAAATGGGTTACTTGCGAGAAATTGAAAAGTTGACCAAGGTGCGGATGCTCCCTCTGAAGCCGCCTTCGGCTGAAGAAGCCTTTGTCGGCCAATTAGGGGTTGCTAAGGAAGCCGTTACCGAATTGGTCAACAAGACGGATACTGAAAAGTATGCTTCAGCGGCTAAGAGCTTGCTGGAAGAATACGATGCTGAAGACTTGGTTGCAGCGCTCTTGAACGACGTGACCAAGGACGACAGTAGTCAAGTACCGGTTAAGATCACGCCAGAGCGGCCACTGCCTAAGCGCGGTGGTAAGCGCCATGGCGGTGGCGGCTATCACCGTGGTGGTGGTAACCGGCACGGCAACGGTGGTGGCTACCATCACCGGAACAACGATCGTCGCGGCGGCAGCCGCAATGGCGGTCGCGGTTACGAAGGTAACCGGGGACACCGTAGCAACAACGGTGGTCGGCGGTCCGAAGGAAGCGGCAAGCGCGGCTTCACGATTCGGAAGAAAGACTAG
- the htpX gene encoding zinc metalloprotease HtpX, with product MLYEQIAMNKRRTGYVMAGFGLLVMAVGAALGDVFWASWSAGVVGAAIVTAVYMVLMISNSTNVIMSMNHGQEITQEDQAPQLWHLIEDMAMVGQVPMPRVFIINDASPNAFATGNDPAHSAVAVTTGLLERLNREELEGVIGHEVSHIRNYDIRLQTIALALAAAIGFLVNFASNWFWWGGARRRDDDDDQGSAGNVIGLVISVVLLILAPLAASIAQMALSRNREYLADAASVELTRNPQGLISALEKIDDSQPMQAADPNSSALYIGDPFKKKRKLGDLFATHPPIADRIARLEKM from the coding sequence ATGTTATATGAACAAATTGCCATGAACAAGCGCCGAACGGGCTACGTCATGGCGGGCTTCGGTCTTCTCGTCATGGCGGTCGGTGCGGCGTTAGGGGACGTCTTTTGGGCCAGCTGGTCAGCCGGTGTCGTGGGGGCCGCCATCGTCACGGCGGTCTACATGGTCCTGATGATCAGTAACTCAACGAACGTTATCATGAGCATGAACCACGGGCAAGAGATTACCCAAGAAGACCAGGCACCGCAACTCTGGCACCTGATCGAAGACATGGCTATGGTGGGTCAAGTTCCCATGCCGCGGGTCTTCATCATTAACGATGCCAGTCCGAATGCCTTTGCGACCGGCAACGACCCGGCCCATTCGGCGGTCGCAGTCACCACGGGGCTACTCGAGCGGCTGAACCGAGAGGAGTTGGAAGGTGTGATTGGCCATGAGGTGTCGCACATTCGCAACTACGATATTCGGTTACAGACCATTGCCTTAGCGTTGGCGGCGGCCATTGGGTTCTTAGTGAACTTCGCCAGTAACTGGTTCTGGTGGGGCGGTGCGCGCCGCCGCGACGATGACGACGACCAGGGGTCAGCCGGTAACGTGATTGGGTTAGTCATCTCGGTAGTGTTACTGATACTGGCCCCGTTAGCGGCGAGCATTGCGCAGATGGCGCTGTCCCGGAACCGAGAGTACCTCGCGGATGCGGCCAGTGTTGAGCTGACCCGGAATCCACAGGGGTTGATCTCGGCACTGGAGAAGATCGATGATAGCCAGCCGATGCAGGCGGCCGATCCCAACAGTTCGGCATTATATATCGGGGATCCGTTCAAGAAGAAGCGAAAATTGGGTGACTTATTTGCCACTCATCCGCCCATTGCGGACCGGATTGCCCGGCTGGAAAAAATGTAG
- a CDS encoding LemA family protein: protein MAWIIAIVIVGLLVIWYVSIYNGLVQIRTHVQESWSQIDVQLKRRNDLIPNLVSTTKGYATYEKSTLQKVVELRNQLTAVPAGDRQQTMEVSNELSGTLRSLFAVAENYPDLKANTQFTNLMEELTNTENKIAYSRQLYNSTVASLNMRVQSFPSNLVANIHHFAMEKYLEVPAEEKATPKVSFDDLNTK from the coding sequence ATGGCATGGATTATTGCAATTGTTATCGTGGGCTTACTGGTTATCTGGTACGTTAGCATCTATAACGGCCTGGTCCAGATTCGGACCCACGTTCAAGAATCTTGGAGTCAGATCGACGTGCAATTGAAGCGGCGAAATGACTTGATTCCGAACCTGGTCTCGACTACTAAGGGGTACGCGACTTATGAAAAGTCGACGTTACAAAAAGTGGTGGAACTGCGGAATCAATTAACGGCGGTGCCGGCCGGGGACCGGCAACAGACCATGGAAGTGTCCAACGAATTGTCGGGGACGTTGCGTTCCCTGTTCGCCGTTGCGGAAAACTACCCAGATCTTAAGGCCAACACCCAGTTTACTAACTTGATGGAAGAATTGACCAACACGGAAAATAAGATTGCGTACTCGCGGCAACTTTACAACAGTACCGTGGCGAGTCTGAACATGCGGGTCCAATCCTTCCCCAGCAACTTAGTGGCTAACATTCACCACTTTGCGATGGAGAAGTATCTTGAAGTTCCGGCAGAAGAAAAGGCAACGCCTAAAGTTTCTTTTGACGATCTGAATACGAAGTAG
- a CDS encoding low molecular weight protein-tyrosine-phosphatase, protein MHHILFVCLGNICRSPMAEAIAQKEIDQNGLQREFTVQSVATSPEEEGNHPHPGALKTMRQHGLDASAHRSRPITPADFAWADTIITMDHANVANLQRLAPTPADAAKIKLCLDILPGRQGQAIDDPWYTHKFELTYQELAAAIPAWLQALAH, encoded by the coding sequence ATGCACCATATTTTATTCGTTTGTCTCGGTAACATCTGCCGCTCCCCCATGGCCGAAGCCATCGCACAAAAAGAGATCGACCAAAACGGCCTGCAACGTGAATTTACCGTTCAATCCGTCGCGACTAGCCCCGAAGAGGAGGGTAACCATCCCCATCCCGGCGCGCTAAAAACCATGCGTCAACATGGCTTGGATGCCAGTGCACACCGGTCACGGCCCATCACGCCAGCCGACTTTGCTTGGGCCGACACCATCATCACCATGGACCACGCCAACGTAGCTAACCTGCAACGGCTAGCCCCCACGCCAGCTGATGCCGCCAAGATCAAGCTCTGCCTGGACATCCTCCCCGGACGCCAGGGACAGGCCATCGACGACCCCTGGTACACCCACAAGTTCGAACTAACCTACCAAGAACTGGCCGCAGCGATCCCCGCTTGGCTCCAAGCCTTAGCCCACTAA